Within the Mustela lutreola isolate mMusLut2 chromosome 2, mMusLut2.pri, whole genome shotgun sequence genome, the region aaagaagacatacaagtggctaccagatgcatgaaaaaatgttaatcatcaatagccatcagggagattcaaatcgaaaccacattaagataccaccttacaccgtTAGAATGtcaaaaaattgacaaggcaagaaacaacaaatgttggagaggatatggagaaaggggaaccttctttcactgttggtgggaatgcaagttggtgcagccactttggaaaacaatgtggagattccttaagaagttaaaaatagagctacctcctgaccctgcaattgcactactgggtatttaccccaaagatacagatgtagtgaaaagaagggccacatgaaCCCCATTGTTGTAGCAGcatatccacaatagccacacCATGGAAGGAGCCaggatgtccttcaacagatgaatggataaagaagatgtggtccatctatacaatggaatatcactcagccataagaaagggtgaatacccaacatttgcatcagcatggatggaattggagaagattatgctaggtgaaataactCAAGAAGAGAAAGTTAATGAGAaagtcatatggtttcacttatttgtggagtaaaaggaacagcatggaggacattatgagaaggaagggaaaaatgaaggggtccgaaatcagagggggagataaaccatgacagactatgggctccagaaaacaaattgagggttttagatgggggtgggggtgggttagCCCGTGATGTGTATTGAAGAGGGAACGTATttcatggagaactgggtgtgatatgcaaacaatgaaccatggaacactacatcaaaaactaataatgtactgtatggtgactaacataaaataatataaaagaattttaaacaaaattttctgaaaaaaaaaaaaaagtggtttcccAGGTCTGGGAGTTATGGGAGCTGGGGAAGAAATGGGGAATAAATGGGTAGGGGTTATCTTTTTGGGTgacaaaaatgtttcaaattgaTAGTGGTGATGATCACTTAACTTTGAATATACTAAAGACCAACtgaattgtgtattttaaatgggtgaattttatggcatgtgGATTATATCTCAAGAAAGCTGTTTGAttaccctgatgccaagtgatatggagcactttttcatgtgtctgttggccatctggatgtatcatatgatctccctgatatgaggaagtggtgatgcaacatgggggcttaagtgggtaggagaagaatcaatgaaacaagatgggattgggagggagacaaaccataagtgactcttaatctcacaaaacaaactgagggttgctggggggagggggtttgggagaagggggtgggattatggacgttggggagggtatgtgcttgggtgagtgctgtagtgtgtaaacctggtgattcacagacctgtacccctggcgataaaaatatatgtttatatataaaaaaaagaaagctgtttgATTACAAATAAAACTAATGTCTGAACACAAACCaatggaggaagaagaagaaaagttcacatttattgagcacctgccatGTTATGAGTGTTGTCACACACCTTTACCAATCATACTCAGTAGTCACTtttaacccattttacagatgaggctacGGTCATCCTTCTACCTTTTTCTAAAACCACCTTCACTGGCCACTTAAATGTTGGAGGGATAAAGTTTGCTGAGGAAGGTCTTCTTCATGGCAGTCTTCAGCTCCTTGTTCCTGAGACTGAAGATGATGGGACTGAGGAAGGGTGTGAGGACTGTATAGGTGATGGCCATAAGGGTACTGCTTTCCTGGGAGTGAAGACCTTTGGGCTTGAGGTAGATAATTGAGGCAAAGCCATAGTGAACAATGACCACAATAAGGTGGGAAGCACAGGTGGAGAAGGCTTTGTGCCTGCCCTCAGCAGAGGGGATCTTCAAGATGGCGGCCACAATTAAGGTGTAGGagaggaggatgaggagaaaaCAGCCCAACAAGTTGGTGATGCACACCAGCCCCACACCTAGGGCCACTATTGGTACATCTGTTCCACAGGCTAACTTCAAGAGAGGGGGCACATGACATAAAAAATGGTGGATCTCATTGGGTCCACAGAAGGTGAGGTGGAAAACGGCAGTGGCAACCACCAGCCCTATGACTGAACCACCAGCCCAGGACCAGGCCACCAGGCAGGCGCAACCACGAGGGCTCATAAGCACGTTGTACCGCAATGGGTGGCAGATGGCCACGTAGCGGTCATAGCCCATGACGGTGAGCAGGAAGGAGTGGGTGAAGCCGAATGTGAAGGAGAAGAACATCTGGCTGGCACAGGCTGCAAAGGCGATGGTGCGATGGGTGGAGAGCAGGTCGGCCAGCAGGCGCGGGGTGATGGCCAAGGTGTAGAGGATCTCAGAGATGGACAGTGCACACAGAAAGAGGTACATAGGTGTGTGCAGGCTGCGTTCACTCCAGACAGTGGCCATGATGAGCAGGTTCCCCAGCAGTGTGAACAGGTACATGAGCAGGAACAGCAGAAAGAAGATGGGCAGGAGATGAGGTGGGAAGGTGGAGAAGCCCACGAGGATGAATTCAGACACGGAGCTGTGATTTAGACCCCGAGTGGCAGCCATCCCTGGGTGGAGAGAGAGTGAAGGTGGCCTGGTGGGCAGGAGCTCTGGGTCCAAGCTGAGCCCAAGCCAGAGGACTTCCCAGGGGAAGAGGGGACCCTCACCCTGCAGACCATGGCCATTCTCTCCGCCACCCAATGCTCATAATGACTGTCACTGCACCTGGGAGTTGCATGGGGTTCATGGAACATCATGAGCCTCAAGTGCATAGGGTGGGCCCTGGAGCATAGTAAGAATGCAGTAAaaataatactactaataataactacaactactattattactattattgctcCATGCAAAACCTCCTGGCTTTCCTGCCTTGGAGCAGGCTGGCCATTTCATGCTTATCTCCAACTCTGTGATTCAAAATCCATCCTGAACTGTAAGTGCAAACTACTCCCTAATTGCTATCTTCAGCTGGAGGGCACCTCTCCTGTGTGGCATGGAGAGGATGTAGGCTCTGTTTAATTGTCAGCATTGCCCCTTACTGGCTCACTGGGAACATGGAATAATACTCCTTATTCCACAGGGCTGTAGTGACACTAAGGTGAGGTGTGCACATTCAGCTCTTAGGTACTGTTGTTGTTGTGTGGTCCTACTTGTGGGAGTCCCCCACAAGGATGCGGCACTGACCAGCATACCATCACATTCTCTGACCCCTGCTGGGCACTCTATCTCTGGTCAGGTACCAGTGCAATTCACTGAATCTCCTTCCATCTCCTCAAGCCCTACCCACTCTCCTATCTCCAAACGCCTGCTTCATGGAGCAACTAAGGCTGGCAGCTGTGGGATCTCCATTACCCTTCTCCAAGAGGCAACAGACTCACATCTGCCCCAACTCCCTGTGAGGACAGCTCTCCTTCCAAGCATCTGCTCCATCCAGGGTtacttctctgtctttctgtctctctgtcttcctctctctgacaccAACACACGTGATGCAAAAATGCAACACATTTTTAACAACACAGGATGgatcaaccgatgaatggataaacaaaaagtGGTATATCCGTATGATGGAGTATCTTTGAGGCATACAAAAGCATGAAGTGCTGACACACATTACAACATGCTGAGataatatgctgagtgaaagaagccagcttcaaagaccacatattgtatgagtTCATTTATTTGAAGTATGTAGAATAGGCAAATGCATTAAGACAGAAAGCAGGTTAGCGGTTGCCAGGGAACGGGGGGAGGATGGAATGGGGAGTGAACTTTTAATGGGTTGTAGATTTCCTTCAGGGGTGGGGAAATGCCTTGGACCTAAATAGAGGTGTTGGTGGCCCAACACTGGGAGTGTTTAAATGGCACTCAGTTGTGCCATTTAAAttgggaaggaggtggggaaatTGGAAATCTGCACTGTTGGTTGGGATAGCACAGTCGTTCAAgagctatggaaaacagtatgaatggCTTTCcattcataaattaaaaattaaaaatagaactacctatgCTTCAGGCATCCCACTTCTGGATGGATATGCAAAAGTGGCAAAAGCAGGGTCTGGAAGACATATTTGCATACTCCTGGTCAGAGCAACACTAGCTATAATAAATCTAAGGTGGAAGCAGCCCCATTGTTcattggtggatggatggataaacaagGTGtgatacatccatacaatggaatatcattctaccttaaaggaaggaaatcctgtcttCTGTTATAACACCAATGAAGCTTTATGCTTTGTGGAATCAGCCAGTCCCCAGAAAGGAGAAATCCTGTATGATTGCACCTATCCGAGGTACCTAAagcagtcaaattcatagaaacaaagtagaatggAGGTTGCCAAGGGCTACAGAGAGTGGGAAATGGAAAGCTTTGTTTAATGGGTGTAGAGTTTCTGTTTTGCAGGATGAAAAGGGCTCTGCAGATCGATTACATAGAAACGTGAATATACGTAACAccactgaactgcacacttaaCAATggttaagataataaattttctGTTGTGTGCTTTTTACACAACAAAGTATGAACACTTGCGACATCataaatgaaccttgaaaacattatgctatgtGGAAAAAAAGCCAGGCATGAAAGACTTTCTGAAGAAAAAGTCGTCTGATTCCTTTAATATGAAATATCTGAGACATACAAATTCATAGATACAACAAGCAAATTAGGGGCTAGAGCCCTTGCTGAAGGGCCTGGGGAATGGGTAAGTGATTACTAATGAAGACAGTGTTtccttttggagtgatgaaaatattaGACAACTACAAAGGGGTGGTGATTGCACAATATCATGAATGTGCCAAATGCCAATAATCTGTTCAACTCAAAATGGTTAATTCTATATTATGTGAATTTtgccccattttttaaagaaagcaaaacaggcCTTTTTCAGCCCTCCTTTAATTCTGAGTTCTCTCGCCCTTGATTCACAGCCCAGCCTGTAcccagaaagacagagagtgagtgtCTAGGGCCAGAGGGCAGATGAGGGAGGAAGAACCCACCACCTGCCCTTAAGCCTACCTGTGCCATCCAGGGCAGCCACTGAGCCTCTGCCCAGGAGTATGtgagaacagaaggagaagcaccTCAGAACAGCTCTTCTCAGGGGTGGGTGGCCTCCTGTCTCACAGACTGGGATCTGGGTGCCCCCTGTGTCTCACAAACACCTCCATGTGGGCGGGCCCCACACCTCCACATACCTGCATTCCCCTTGCCACCCATCCCCACAGGTGCAGCTGCCTTAAGCACTCACACCAGATAGGCACACAGCAGGCCCACAGGCACCTGAGCCCTGCTATCAGCCTGCAGCACCATACAGATGCGGAGATCCGGCTGCACGGATAGACCCACACAACAGCAGAGTCGTGGACACAGGCACACCTGCAGGTGCACACAGACCTACACTCTCACAGTAGGAcacagcacaagcaggaagatGGTGACTAACGCTGGTGTCCCTGACACACAACCTTTCTGCTAAGATCTGCAGAGACAGCCAGGAAGTGCACAGGACTCTCATGGACTCCCGCGCGCACACAGCCCAGCCTGGATGCAAGATTCTGGATTAGAGGTCTCCGCCCAGGTACTATTTGCTCCAGACTTCATTGGGCCGGGTTCGGGGTCCCAAGATCCACCCCAACATTCTTATTACCCACAGTCTTTCCCTGCATCCCGAGCTTGCATCACCTCCTCCTCAAAGACACCCAGGGGCACACACTCGCCTCTGTTGTTGGCGTGGAGGAGCGGTCTGGGGGCGTCGCCGAGGTAGCCCTGGGTCCCCTCACTGGCACTCAACACCGAGAGCTCAGAAGTGGGGTGGGCAGGGCGGGAGGCTGCACCTGCACTTTATCTAGCTGTACTCCAGTGACATTCCCAAGGCTTCCCAGGGGGAGGCGGGCTGCTGACTCAGCTTGTGGGCGGGGCCACCATCATAGCCccagagggagggggtggagagaagcaACAGGACTCCAGAGACTTCCAGAATCTTTCCTGAGATTCACCTAGAGCTGTACGTGCAGCCTCCAAACCTTCCCTAAGGCCTCCCAGCTGGGCTGTGCAGAGGAAGGTTAGGTCTGGAGATGGAGGTgacaagacagaggaagaaatacaGCAGGAGGCTGgcatccctcccatcccctctgAGAATACAACTTTGTTCTCATGCATTATGGACTAGGCACACTCCATTCCCAATGCTCAGGCTCCATCCACACCCCACAAACAGGCACCCCGGAGCTATCCCAGAGAGGATAGCACAGGTTCTCAGAGCTTTGGTGGAGAAACCCTGGGTCCCAGGCCCTGGGACGGGTCCAGAAGAGAGCTGCTGTCTGGCCTCTGCAGAGACAGAGGTGTTGGGCCAGAGATGGGATCTCTAAGGCATGTCCTTGCTCTGGGCCCAGGCTGCTCCAGGCTGAGGTCtgatggaggggagaggcagtgcCACACCATCACAGTTACCAGCACCCGACTTGCCTTGCAGTTGGGCCACAGTGCAGCTCAGTGTCCActcacctcccactccccatgttCTCATATCCGGGCCCCCTGCATGGTGTGAACACATCTGACCTAGAAGACAGCACCTGTccttgtattagtttcctggggcTCAGGGACAAATGGCCACAAACTGGGGTGCTCCAAACTCCAGAAATGTgctctctcacagttctgggggccagGGAGCAGCAGTCCCTCGGGACTGAGCATAGTCCCTTGTTCTCATGCATGCTGGGCTAGGCACACTCCATTCCTAATGCTCCACACCCCCACAAACAGGCACCCCGGGCTATCTCAGAGAGAAAAGTGCAGGTTCTCAGAAATTTAGTGAGGACACCAGGGTCCCAGTGTCTGGGACTGGTCCATAAGAGAGCTGCTGTCTGAACTCTGAAGGATGAACAGACCCTGGCATGTGGAGTCAGGGAGGGAATGGCCAGCAAAGGAACCAACTTAAGAAAAGGCATGGAGAAATGCCcagagtggggctgggggagtcTGGGAAATCATTCAGGGTCAAAATATAAAGGGCCTTTAGGCACCTTGGATCCACCCTTGTAGGGTCCAGGGGAGAGTGGTAGAAGGAGGTGTCAGCCTGGACTGAGGGTTCCATCAACACTATACTCTAAGTTCTAGCCCACCGGCACAGCAGAAGACCCAGAATGTGAGGGCCATCTGGGAAATTCCTGGCAAGACTCAAGTCCAGAAAGGACATGAAGGAAATGTATGTTCAACCAAGAAATGAATTCGGGTCTAAGGAGAAAGATCTTTGTTGTTGCTTCTGGATATGCAGAGAGGTCAAGATATAAGGCTAAGGTCACAGAAGGGGGTCAGGAGGAAGCCCGGAGATGGAATATTTGCTCAGCTGGGTCTTGCAATCCTGCCTTGAGGGGGGcactgtgaccctggacaagtggCTTGGCCTCTCTGGGACTCACTTTCTCTTTTATGAAATGGGAGTGAATGATAAGGAGAAGCGACACTTTTGTAtatagagcctggcacacagtaggtgtgcGGCCGAGGTGACCTCCACCCACCTCAGCAccaatttcaacatttttcttgAACTGTGGGCACCgtactttcatttttctcacagGTATTTCTtgtgcacctactgtgtgccaagcagtCTTTGGTCACTggaaataaaattaccaaaaccAATGTTCTTTTGAAGCACAGCCTTGTAGCTTTGCTCAGCTTTTCTGCCAGGCAGGATTTGCGCATTTCTGGGTCTCTGCACTGAGTCTGATGCAGTGGTGAACAAGAAATATTGTCCTAGAGGTTTCCTACCCTAGGCATTCATCAACCCCCACTGGGTGCCGGAATCTGTATTCACAGCTACAGACAGAGAGATGGTTCAGACTCAGCCCATCTCCAAGACTAATGTCCTATGCCTACTTCTCTACACAACATGGCACTCCTGGCCCCAGGAATGTGGGGGCAGTTTCCTATGAATCTTCCATCTGATCCCAGGCTCATGGACATGGCAGGACTTATTAACTGTCAGTAGATTTCCTTTTCAGATCCTTTTACCTCTGTGAATTTCAGGGAAGTCACCGGGGCTGTAGCGTCCCGAGAGTCTACAGCACCTTCATGATATTTATCTCCAAGGATATGAATGATTTCAGCATTTGCCTATCTCTCCCCCTCTTGCCTGGTAGCCTTAAGTGTTAGCACTTAGGTCCAGTCACTTTCCATCTCTAGCACAATCTAGAACACCATGAATGTGTATGGCACTATATTCAACTACAGACTGGACACTTAAGTCAATTGAAAAACTCTTCAAATTCTTGGTCATCGTCTTGCTTAAGAAGTCCCTGCTCATTTTGCTAGGTGGCAGTTTGTTGGTACATGGAGGGAGGAAGCGTCATGTTTGATCTGCTCTTTGATAGCTGGGTAAAGTTGGAACAGGCCACGCTAGCTGGTTGGTTTGATAAGCGTGACTGGCCTCAGTTCCTAAACACTGTGGGCCAGATAACTCTTATCTCTGGCTCAGAGGACATCTAACCCTAGCTAGCATGTATCCAGTAGTTGTGTATGCAACACCTGAGCCCTTCTCTGGGGAGTCCACAGTGACCAGGACTGACATGCCTGTCCCTGTGCACATGACAGTAGAGAGGAGATGGTGGATGATAGATAACTGAATTTAGACAAGGATATGAGATgagtgaggaagggaaggtgGTGGGCTGTGAAAGCAGGGAAGATTGCAGGGTTTTATGGAGAAGGAGGCATTTCAGCTGAGACTTTCTCCTATATGGGTAGAGTGTGAGGAAAGGGTgcatcaggcagagagaagagaatgttTGGGGGTTGCGAGGTTGGAAGATGGCTGTCCATTTCAGGAATGGAAGAAAGCCAAAGTGACAGCTTGGacaggagaggaagagtgagTGGCTCAAGATGGTTTAAAGCCAAACAGGGATGAAAACAAAAGAACCCTACTCCATAACCCTACTGCCATGGGATGGAACTCATCTACAGGAAATACTGGCTATGATACACACAAGAGGGTAGATGGGTTCCTGTGATATCAGTCGCATAGTCACTCCTGAAAAGTCAATTTCAGATAAATTAGGGATGAACCATTTGTATTTCAGGAGGATTTTACCACTCACATACTTCCTGGAGTGTTGTAATGAGAGATGAGTTTGTTTTCTCAGCCAGTTTTATTGACCACCTATTAGGTACCCAGCTATGGGCACACAATATTAAGCTAGTTCAGACTGGTCCTACGCTCTCAGGTTGCTATTCTAGTGGGGAAGGATGGAAGATGTTGATCAAGTAATACTATATTGCAATGTAGTGACTATTACTGTGGAAGTAGAAGCCTCAGCTGCTCTCAGAGCTCTGGAGACCTTTGTCCCTGTCTGTGTCCAGCAGCATGCAGTGTTCACAATGGCCACTTGACACCACGTGGTTTGTGGGCAATGGTTCGGCCATGGTGCATGTTGTAGAACTTGACCTCTTTGAGCCCCAGGAAACTGGTGCATGAGCCAAAAAATGGTCACCTCCATTTCCCACCTATGTTTCTTGGTGCTAGAGAAACATTATGTCTGAGCTTGAAATTAAGGTGGGAAAACTCTTTGGGGACCATTCCTCTGGAGTGAGCCAGACTTACCAAGCCTTGAGGTGTGTATTGAAACTCAACTGCCTGCAGGTCTGTGGCCAATCCTTAGGGACTCTTTAAATTCCACGAAAGAAGTGGAGATGGGGAATTGTGTGCCAACTTTTAATTGTGTGCCAGCTGTCACTTAAAATCCTGTGACTTGTTCAGTAATGACCATGGTCTTGGATTCTAAGGATTCGTATGCCAGCTGGGATTGGCAGGCTGTACACAGAAGGGGTCCCATTTTGCTCTTTCATGCCTTTGACTGACTCCTGATGAGCCTAACTCAGTTCAGCTCTCTGTGTCCTCCAGGAAGCAAGCCCAGGGGCCCTGGCAGATGGGCTCTGAGAGCatgggggcagggctggagaTGGTGGATTCAGACAATTCTCCTAATATCCTGCTACCCCAAGACATCACCTCCACTGAATTCTCTGGGggctttttgtttgcttctttaaaCAAAGACTAGCTAGCCACCAGTGTGAACTGTTCAGCTCTCTTGAGGTTCTTTAACACAGATTGATAGGCAAAGAGAGACTTTGTAGTAACTTGGATGTAGTAACTTGGGTATGTAacttgggtggctctgtgccTCAGGGCACTGACTCACATCAGACAGACTCAGGTGGAAATCCTGGTGAGCCACTTCCTGGTTGTGGGACCTTGGTGCAATGACTGGATCTCTCTGATTCTCTGTCTGAAAACGGAGACACCAATAGTAATAGCACCTGCCTAATATATAAGCTGACTGGTACTTAGCAAATATTCAGGAAGTGCTCGGTACTGGTATTTCATCACTGAGGAGAGCCCAGTAGCAGCCTGGGTCCAGTGAATAGAATCAGCTCACTGTCTACCTACCTTATCCCATGCCTTTGGAAATCCTCCATGCATTCATCCATCAAACATTATTGAGTGATTTCTGTGTTCCAGGCCCCTGAAATTTAAACACAGGGCAAGGAGATGAGGTTCCTTCTGGTTTTTACCTTCACATCGGAAGGgactcatttataaaaatatgagttAGTATGATTCACACAAAGAAATGCTAATTTTAAGGAAATGGATTTGTAGTTTCCGTTCTTGGGCCAGATGTAACAGCAAAGCAAACATTAAATGGATATTGTATCAGAGTCAGTGTGGGTTGTGAAGAAATCATTTTCCTGGATTTGGACCCTTCCCCAGTGAGGATCAGGTCACCTGGTTGTTTGTTCAAACTTACCATTGTGAGCATTCTATGAAGGTACATACACATGTTGTGTCTTTCCATAATTTCAGCTTTATTCAGTCTTAAAGGCAGGTTAACCTAATTATAAAGCAAACTCAATATTCCAAATTTACTTGacattttactacatttttatcttggcTTCATAGATGTCACACAAAGCAAGCACAAGACAAAGTCATACAACAAGCAAGACAGAGCAAAGGGTAAGAGGTTAACAAACCAAATACAAAGTCAGTCCGTGAGCATGCAGTTGGGAGGAGACCTTGGTCTGAAAGGATCAGCTCTCTGAACTGCTGCTTATTATGTTCAAGCAGTGGAGGATCTCTGTTGAGTTTGGTGATCAGTTGGGAAGACCTTTTGCAGGAATTGTCTTTTTTATATGTGGTCAGATGTGAAAGGGGCAGCGTTTGGAAAGTTTGACAGTTTGATGCAAAAATGCTCCTTTTTAAAAGGAGTttaatcaggggtgcctgggtggctcagttggttgagtgtctgcctttggcttgggtcaagatcccaggggcctgggttcgagccccatattgggctccctgctcagtggggagcttgcttctccctttccttctctccctttgctttgCTCATTATCTCTctgttgtaaataaataaaatccttaaaaaagggGGAGTTTAATCAGTCTGGGGCCTTTGAAGACCTCCTTGAGTTCAGCTGGTTACCAGTTCTGGAAGCCATCAGCTTGTGCTGGTTTCAGTGATATCAGGTCTGAGCAGCAACGCCCTTGGCTGCTTATGTCAGTGCTTGACATAAGTTATTTCTTGACCTGAGTGATTCCATCTTGCTCTGTACACCAGTTCTATCAGCTCCCCTTCTGCCATAAACTACAAAGTCCCAGGAAGGCATCCTGGGGACAGATATTTGTATCCTGCTCTTAATCTCTGTGTCTAAAATGTTATAAGTACTCATGAGTTTTTGCTGAATACATCAATTACAAATACATCCTGAGAAAGCACATGGTTTGGTCCACTTCACCAAATCATCATGAGACACCTGTTCTACTTGTATTTTCACAATAGCTGAGCTTCAGCTAAACTTTCTGAACAAACTGACAACCCGAATAAACCAATAACCAGTAAACCAATAAACCAATAAAACAGTAACAAGATGGAAAtagtgattaaaaaagaaaaaaaccttcccaaaaaacaagagtccagggcctgacAGATTTCCTGagaaattctactaaacattcaaagaagcaataatgcctattcttctgaagatgtttcaaaaaataggaacagaaggaaaacatctaACCTCAGTCTATGaagccttgatcccaaaaccaggcaaagagcccaccaaaaaggagaatttcagatcaatatccctgtTGAATATGGATGCctaaattctcaacaagatcctcctaataggattcaacagaacattaaaaggattatccattaTGACCAGttgggatttatccctgagatacaaggtgtggttcaacattcgcaaatcaatcagtgggATGGAACACATTAACAagggaagagacaagaaccatatgggcTTctcaacagaggcagaaaaaacatttgacaaaaaaaaagcatcctttcctgattacaACTTGTCCGAGTGTAttgatagaaggaacattcctcaatttcctAAAtgtcatctatgaaaagcccacagcaaatatcattctcagtggggaaaagctgagaatcTTCCCCCTTAAGATCATGAACATGACAAGgttgcccactcttgccactgttgttcaacatagtacctgaagtcctagcaacagcaatcggaaaacaaaaagaaacaaaaggtattcaaattcacaaagaagtcaaactgtctctcttcacagatgacatgatactttatgtggaaaacccaaatttCTAGAATTTATAGCAATTCAACTATACACTAGCATTTCCATACACTAGcgatgtgactgaagaaagagaaattaaagaattgattctatttacaatagcaccagaAACTGTAAGAtccttaggaataaacctaagcaaagagtttaacggatctatactctagaaactacagaacactcatgaaagaaatcaaagaagacacaaaaagatggaaaacattccatgctcatgtgaaaatgtctatgctgcaaGGACAATCTACACTTGCAATGTCATCCCTGTCAAACAAACTaccatcattatttttcacagagctggaacaatcctcacatttgtatggaaccagaaaagactctggaATCAATAGGGGAttgttgaagaagaaaaccaaacctgAGGCATCACAATGtctgacttcaaactatattacaaagccgtgatcatcaagacagcaacacatagatcaatggaacagaaaagagaacctCAAAATGGACCCTgacctctatggtcaactaatcttcaacaaagcaggaaagactacccagtggaaaaa harbors:
- the LOC131825752 gene encoding olfactory receptor 10H2-like, translating into MAATRGLNHSSVSEFILVGFSTFPPHLLPIFFLLFLLMYLFTLLGNLLIMATVWSERSLHTPMYLFLCALSISEILYTLAITPRLLADLLSTHRTIAFAACASQMFFSFTFGFTHSFLLTVMGYDRYVAICHPLRYNVLMSPRGCACLVAWSWAGGSVIGLVVATAVFHLTFCGPNEIHHFLCHVPPLLKLACGTDVPIVALGVGLVCITNLLGCFLLILLSYTLIVAAILKIPSAEGRHKAFSTCASHLIVVIVHYGFASIIYLKPKGLHSQESSTLMAITYTVLTPFLSPIIFSLRNKELKTAMKKTFLSKLYPSNI